A stretch of DNA from Planococcus antarcticus DSM 14505:
CCAGTTCATCTGATCTCCTCCTTAAAATGATAGTACTACTGCGATGCCGGCGCCAATAGCAAAAGCCGTTAAAAAAGCCTCTGCTCCTTTAGATAACCCGGATACAAAATACCCAGCCATCAATTCCCGTACCGCATTGGTAATCAGCAACCCGGGAACCAATGGCATGATGGAGCCGATGATCAATGTATCCAAGTTCGTCGCAAACCCGGTATAGACAGCGATGGAGGCGAGTATCCCGACCACGAAAGCACCGATAAATTCAGCAAATATCTTTACCCGCGTCTCTGTCAAAATAGTTTCCACAATGATGAACCCGATACCGCCAATGATAAACGGGAAAGGCAGGTTAAACCAGCTGCCGCCAAATAAAATAAAAAAGCAGGCACTTGCTGTTGAAGCAGCTAAGGTCTGAACCCATATATTAAATCGATAATTGGTTTGGTCAATGATCATCATCTCTTCGTAAGCTTGTTGCAATGTGTATTCCCCAGCCACTAATTTCCGTGAAACGGAATTGACAAGCGCCACCCGTTCCAAGTCGGTCCCTCGGTTATTGACACGGACAAATCGCGTAGCCAGCTCTTCACTTGGAGAAAACATGATGCCTGTCGGTGTCACAAAACAATGGGAGTTTATCATGTTTTGTGAAACTGCCATTCGGATCATCGTATCCTCGACACGATAGGTTTCAGCTCCGCTTTCCATCATGATTCTGCCGGCCAGCAAAAAACAATCCAACGCTAGTTCACGTCTGGTTTCTCCTACTTGTGTCACGTGTTTTTCCCCTCTCACTGTCATTTTCTTTACTCATCATAACTCACATGGACAAAAAATTAAACGCCCCGACGAGTCGGGGCGTTTAATTGAGTGCAACTTATGAACAGCTATGGTTTTAATATAACTTTCGTACACTTGTCCTGATGGTCATTAAAGATTTGATAGGCATCACTGGCGCTTTCCAATGGCACAATATGTGAAATGATTTCGCGCGGATCGAATTCTCCGTTTTCGATTTTTTCATATAGCATTGGCATCAAGTGAATAACTGGAGCCTGCCCCATTTGCAAAGTGACATTTCGTTCGAACATATTTCCAAGTGGAAATTGGTTATAAGTCAGTCCGTAAACCCCTGTCAACTGGATTGTCCCAAACTTGCTGACTGCATCTTTTGCAATGTTAATGGCACTTAGTGTACCACCCTGGAGCATCAGCTTTTGCTGGGCAGCTTCTGCTGGGGATTTTTTGCCGTCCATTCCGACGCAATCGATTACGACACGCGCTCCACCTTGAGTGATCTCGTGGATTAAGGCACCTGTATTGTCATGCTTACTGAAATCGACAATTTCTACATTATTGATTTTTTTGGCGAGTTCCATTCTGTAGGGAATTTCGTCGACTGCAATAACGCGGCTGGCGCCCTGCATCCAAGCAAATTTCTGTGTCATTAGCCCAATGGGGCCACATCCCAGAACGACGACAGTATCACCTTTTTTAACTCCAGCGTGCTCGACACTCCACCAGGCAGTTGGCAAGACATCTGATAGGAACAATAGAGATTCGTCTTCCAGTTCAGAGGACTCTGGAATTACAAGAGGCATGAAATTTGCATAAGGCACCCGTAAATATTCGGCTTGTCCCCCTGAATAATCACCATAGCGTTCGGTCAAACCAAAATACCCCCCAGTGTCGAAATGAGGATTGTCATTTGAATTGTCACATTGGCTTTCCATTTCATTGCTGCAGTAAAAGCACTTTCCACAGCTGACGTTAAAAGGAAGAACGATACGATCTCCTTTTTTTACTTTCGTGACATCTGGACCGACTTCTTCTACGATTCCCATTGGTTCGTGTCCGATGACTGTATCTTTTGTTGTCGGTAATGCACCTTGATAGATATGCAAATCTGTCCCGCAAATAGCGGTTGAAGTGATCTTTACGATAATGTCATCTTTTTTCTGAATTTCAGGATCTTTGACATTTTTCACCTGCATATTTTTTATTCCTTGAAACGTTACTGCTTTCATCGATATCCCTCCAGTTATAATTTCCAGAATACTTTTCAACTTCCCTTTTTCTGCTTATTAAAAACATAAAAAAGAAGAGGCCTCTGTAAGTAGGCCTCTTGCTATTATTTATCAAACATCATACTGCTGATTGGTTCGAATGTTTCCAAATCATAGCTCTTGATTTCGCCATTTGCTACTGTATACAGCTCCTCGCCAATATAGAGAATTCGCTGAGTAGCGGTGTTCCAATCTTCGTATTGATTGTTGGTTTGCTCGATCAAGCTTGCCGCTTGCGAAATTCCGTCTGGTGTTATAGTATAAATCAGCGCGCCTTCGCCTTCAAATTCCACATAGTCACCCGCAGATTCTTCGTAAAGGGCTGCCGGAAAACCGAACAAGTTTCTCTCCTGATGCGTAAACAAAGCTTTGTGATCGTATTGAAGTGTCGAGTACGTTCCTGCCCCCCGATAATCTCGGTATCTCTCTCTACCGGGGCTGTAAAGTCACTGACATCGAACAACGAGATCTTCATACCCCCTGTAACCACTCGCGGTTCTCCGTTCTTGACAGTCACCAGTTTGGTGTCGTAACCAAAGCCGATTAAATGGTTATCATCCAGCGGGTGCAAGTAATTTGAGAAGCCTGGTATTTTTAGTTCTCCTAGCACTTTTGGAGAAGAAGGTGCCGAAACGTCTATGACAAAAAGCGGGTCTGTTTCTTTGAAAGTTACCATATAAGCCTTGTCTCCGATAAAGCGAGCTGAATAGATTCGCTCTCCAGGAGCCAGGTTTTCAACCGATCCCACCTGGTTCATCTGTCCGTCGAGAATAAACAGATGATTTTTCGATGGAGATGTTAAATCCCATGTAATTCCTTCTGTCGTGACTACACGGAAATAGCCATTGTGCTCATCCATTGAAAACTGGTTGAGCAGAGAGCCCGTTATTTCTGCAGAAGCCAGAAATTCAACAGTTGTGCCATTTAAACCGAACTTGAAAACTTCCGTATTGGCCTGCTGCGGCATCCACATTGCCATTTCCCTGCTGTCGCTCATTTCTTCATCGCTCAAAGGAGTATAGGCAGAGGCCGTCAAATAGAGATTTTCTTCATTCATATAAAGTTGTTCGCTGCCGCCTAAAAATCCCTTAGTGGAGATGTCATTGGTTTCAGGGGCGTCTAGCTCTATGGTCGTTATGACGCTGTAGCTTCCTTCCATGGTTCCAGGCAGAATTGCAATGCTGTTATAAGGCAAGGGTTCAAGGTCTCCGCCGTTGTTTGAGTCATAGCGATGTGGACGCAATTCAGGTTCGTCTTGTTCTTCCAAAATCCAATAATCCGGATAGACATTGGTTACAAAGTATAGGATGTTGCTAGTCAGTCTTGCGCCGCTCAAGTTTCCTTCAGTACCAAATTCGCGGATCAGCTGAGGTGATTCGGGGTTGCTGACATCGTATAAATCGACCGAGGTGATGCCCAACTGCGGCAATTGGCTACGAGGCAGACGAAAGTCGTCGATTGGCATGGCAGAAAAACGACTGCCCAGCACCACCAATGTATCGTCCGACAAGAATAGCTGCTGCGGATAGGTTTCTTGTGTGAAAGGCAGCTCAGCTGCGACCGCCATTTGCTGTGGATTTTGGATATCTGAAATGATGACACGCGATTCACTGATGGAATAGATATATGAACCATCCGTTTTCACCAGATCGGCTTCATCCACGCCAGCCACTTGATTGTTGGTGGTTGAATAATCTTCTCCGCCAGTCCCCTCGCTTTCACCGGCCGCAGAGTCAGTCGATTCTGCTGTTTCTTCTCCACTTTCTACAATTACTCCGCCGTATCGCTGATTGTTCTGCTCCATTTCCATCAGCTGTGCAAAATAATTGCGCAGCTCTTCTTCGTCTGAAAGCTGCTCTAATCGTTCCTGCACAACGAATGAAATTTCCCTTCTGACTAAACTTTTCATGAAATTATTTTTCAATGCTTCGCTTTTAATATGCAATTGATATTCACCGGTGGTGATTACAGGGATTTCCAGTGTCTTTCCATTGTCGTGCAGAATCATTTCAACATCGACCTGGTCACCCTGTGCATCCGTGATGTAGACATCTCCTTTATCAATGGCATCCTGATGCAGCGAAGAAGAAAAGTTAGCTTTCCAGCCTTGTTCAGTTAAAGCAACAGAGGAAGCGCTTACCGATACTTTGTCATTGAAAAAAACAAACATCAGACCAATTACTGCTACCGAAATGGAAACTATGATCCAAACCTTTTTCTTCTTCACAATGCTTCACGCCCTTTCAGACATCCCTTTTTCCATTAGACAGAGAAGCACCAGAAAAGTTTCACCTTTCATTTGAAACTTTTCAAAGTTTCCCTAAAGATCTTTTGGAATGCTTCTGGCGCTTCAGAAGTTTTGCCGCCGCCTTGTACAAATTGTACGTTTCCTCCACCTTTGCCTTCAGTCAATGCCAGAAGCCGCTCTAGCGCTTCCCTCATATCGCCCGGTGCCTGTTCACCTTTTGCGCATACCAATCGCACATCATCGTTTGTAATACTGATGAACAGCAGGGTCGCCGAAGCATGCTTAACGATTACAAGGCGGGCTAGTTGCTGTAGCTCCTTGATTGGGCGGCCTTCGAAAACTCGTTCCACCACGCCATTGGACGGGAGAATCGTTTCTGCTTCGAGACCTAACATCTGTTCCTGAAGATTTTTAATTTTTTTATCAGCTACAGCTTTTTCAGACAGCAAGATTTTTGCAGCCTCTGATAATCCAGCAGCCGGTTCATTCAATTGGACCACCAGTTTGTCTGTAGTTTCCAGCAGGAAGCTAAAATACTCCAATGCACGACTCCCACATAAAAAATAAACCCGCATGCCACCTTTTGCCTTTTCAGTGGAAATGATTTTCAATAGGCCGATATCTGCCGTATTTTTTGGATGGGTGCCTCCACAGGCATTCAAATCGATACCGTCGATCTCTACCAGACGAACATCTCCTTCCATTACTGGCAGTTTCCTCAGTTCAATTGCTTTGGCTTCTTCGTTAGTAACCCAGCGAGTAGTGATTGCTAGGCGTTTGCTAATGAGATGATTAGCCATCTTTTCCACGTCTTTCAGCTGTGCGGTTGTCGCTGTATCCAAATCCAGATCAATGGATACACGCTCTGTTCCCAAATGAAAGCTTTGGGTTTTCAAGCCTAGACTGTCTTCAAATAAAGCGCTTAACAAATGCTGACCCGCATGCTGCTGCATATGATCCCATCTTCTTTGCCAATCCACTCGGGCAGAATAACTTTCTTTCGGCAGCTGAATATCTGTATAATGACGGATCTTCCCTTCGACTGTCTGAACATCCATTACTTTCGCAGGTCCGATTCTTCCTACATCCGCTGGTTGTCCGCCGCCTTCTGGGTAAAAACAACTTTGATCCAAAATGGCATAGTAGCCTGCTTCGTCGTTTGCACTGTCTAACACCTGCACGGATGCTTCTGAAATTTCCGAATCCTGGTAATACAATTTAATTGTCATATTGACACCTCTTTTTTGTCAGTCTATATAAGTTGAACTAAAGAACTTACCTGTTACACACCGCTTTGGGCATGGCTCCGCCCAACCCGTGGACGCGCCGGCGCTAAAGAAACTCCTAAAAATAAGTGAACATCTGTCTTTTCACTGTTTCACTAGAAAATATGGAGCAAAACAGCAGAAAAACCGCAGTTGCCTGAGGAAGCAGCGCAGTGACTGAAGAGGTTTGGCGCTCGCCCACGGCAAGCGCCGCTGGTTTGTGGAATATAAACATGATAAATGATTAGTTCAACTTATATAGTTATTTTGCTGATTCCGATTGTTTACAGAATCTCTCTTAGTGGAATTATAGAAGTAAATAGAAATACAGGAGGACACACGAAATGCCTAAGTTCAATCGTTCCGTATTATTGTATAACGGCAATGCAGGAGCGTCTATGATAGACTCTGTTCTGAAGCTGGCCGTTCCCCATCTGGCTGAGGCTTCCAAGTCACTCGAGCTGATCCAAACTGCTTCATCAGAAGAGTTCGAAAATGCCTGTCAGAGGGCTGCAACTTATGCCGACGTTCTGTTTATTGCCGGGGGCGATGGAACCGTCCATTCTGCGGTCCGAGCTTTGTCCAAGCTCCCTGCCGCTCCCCCAATAGCAATAATTCCAAGCGGTACCTGCAATGATTTTGCGCGCACCTTGAATATTCCCCTAGATCTGGGTCTGGCTTCTTCAGAACTGGTAAATGGAGAAATCAAAGAAATCGATACCGGAAAAATCAATGGCGGTTCGTTTCTTAACTTTGCAGGAATCGGCATGATTACCGATGCTTCTTCCAATATCGATCCTAATCTAAAAGAACGCTACGGGAAACTCAGTTATTTTATGAGCGCGTTGCAGTCCATGCGGCAGGCAACTCCATTTCCCGTGCATTTGAAGATCGATGGTATCAGCTATGTTGAGGAAGGCGTCCTGGTGCTGGTCATGAACGGCAAGTCAATCGGGACCCACAACTTCCCGCTGGCAACAATCGACCCGGCAGACGGCCTGCTGGACCTGTTGATTATTCAAACCTCATCCTTAGCTGCAGTGCGTGAGTGGTTTTCATTGTCTCAACCTGAAGTTGTCACAGAAGAATTGGAACACATCATCCATTACCAGGGACGATCCATCTCTATCAGAACTGATGAAGAGCTGGATGTCGATACCGATGGCGAAATCTATCTGACAACCCCGCTGGATATTGAGATTGTACCCGGGAGCCTGAAAATGCTGGTTCCGAAGAAGGTTGAAGAGCTTGTTTAAAACACAGAAAAAGGATGGTCCCTACAGGAGCCATCCTTTTTCTGCTTTATTTTTCGTGCAGACAATCCTTTAATTCTGTAAAGCGGAACGGTGGATGGTTTCTTTGATATCCACGCCACGCTTCGCCATCTCTGCTATATATCCCTCTCCAGGAACAATCATTTCTGGAGGATAAGCCCCCGGTTTGTCGATCATTCCCTTGCCAATCATCTGCGCGACTACTGAAATGGTATAGGCCGTTGCACGTGCCATTGCAGTGACTCCTGTTTCCCGGTCTTTCATCGTTACCATATTGTATTCGTAGCTGAGTTCCTCCCCCGCTTTTACGCCTGATACCAACACCCGCAAAACGACGGCATCCTGCTTGTCTCCAAGCTCTGTTATGGGTTCGAGCACTGCTTTTAAGACCGAGCGAAGTTTTACATTACGTCCTTCCACTTCGACCGTTTTTCTCCGATCTGTAAAGCCTAGATCTACTAGCAGCTTGAATTTATTAGCATGCCCTTTATAACGCAAGGTTTTATACTCCAATGAATCTACATCGCTGAAGGTATCCGTTAAAGTCGATGTCCCCCCAGAGGTATGGAAAGCCTCCAGTTCACCGAAACCTTCAAATTCCACATGTTCGATTTCGGATAAGGACTCTACCTCCAGCAGCTTGCCATCGCGTATCACATGCGATTTGTCTGTGTAATGGTCAAAAACACCTTCCAGCGAAAAGACATGATTGTATTCCAGCGGAGGTTCAGGGTGGACAGGGATTCCCCCAACAAACAAGCGAATATCAGACACCTGATCCAGCTTACTGGCGCCGTAACCGGCAAGAATATTAATCATGCCGGGTGCTACGCCCAAATCAGGAATTAGTGTGACTCCTTTCCGTTGAGCTTCGTCGTGCATCTCTAGCACCGCGTCCGTCGCTCCCCCGATGTGACCGCCCAAATCTACAGAATGAACACCGCATTCGAGGGCAGTGGCCGCCACTTTCTCATTGAAGGTGTAAAATAGCGCATTAATAACGATGTCCCCCTTCGAGATTACTGCTGACAATGCCGCGTCATTACTGGCGTCCAACTCCACTACTTCCAGCTTGCTGGTGCCCAGTTGCTCTTTGAAAAGTGTGGCTTGAATCGTATTCCGATCTGCTAAAAAGACTCGTTCCACAGCCTCATCGGCAACCAAATCCCTAGCCGCCTGCTTCCCCATCAATCCTGCACCTAATACGACGATTTTCATCTCCCCATCCCCTTTCTATCAGGTTTCGTTATCGATTTGCGCGCGCTGCAATTTTCCGCTGTAATCGACGTAGACACTCTTCCATTCCGTAAAGACATCCAGTGCTGCAACTCCTGAATCACGGTGACCATTTCCGGTACCTTTTGTGCCACCAAACGGCAAGTGAATTTCTGCGCCCGTTGTTCCTGCATTTATATAGACGATTCCGGTATCCAAATCGCGTTGCGCTTTAAATGCTCGATTAACATCTGCCGTATAAATTGAACTGGATAATCCATAAATTACACCATTATTGACATCAATCGCCTCTTCAAAACTCGCCACTTCAATCATTGAAACAACAGGTCCAAAAATTTCTTCTTGCGCAATACGCATGTCCGGCTCTACATCTGTAAACAATGTCGGAGCGTAATAGTTTCCTTTATCGTAAATACCTC
This window harbors:
- a CDS encoding threonine/serine exporter family protein, yielding MTVRGEKHVTQVGETRRELALDCFLLAGRIMMESGAETYRVEDTMIRMAVSQNMINSHCFVTPTGIMFSPSEELATRFVRVNNRGTDLERVALVNSVSRKLVAGEYTLQQAYEEMMIIDQTNYRFNIWVQTLAASTASACFFILFGGSWFNLPFPFIIGGIGFIIVETILTETRVKIFAEFIGAFVVGILASIAVYTGFATNLDTLIIGSIMPLVPGLLITNAVRELMAGYFVSGLSKGAEAFLTAFAIGAGIAVVLSF
- a CDS encoding zinc-dependent alcohol dehydrogenase; protein product: MKAVTFQGIKNMQVKNVKDPEIQKKDDIIVKITSTAICGTDLHIYQGALPTTKDTVIGHEPMGIVEEVGPDVTKVKKGDRIVLPFNVSCGKCFYCSNEMESQCDNSNDNPHFDTGGYFGLTERYGDYSGGQAEYLRVPYANFMPLVIPESSELEDESLLFLSDVLPTAWWSVEHAGVKKGDTVVVLGCGPIGLMTQKFAWMQGASRVIAVDEIPYRMELAKKINNVEIVDFSKHDNTGALIHEITQGGARVVIDCVGMDGKKSPAEAAQQKLMLQGGTLSAINIAKDAVSKFGTIQLTGVYGLTYNQFPLGNMFERNVTLQMGQAPVIHLMPMLYEKIENGEFDPREIISHIVPLESASDAYQIFNDHQDKCTKVILKP
- a CDS encoding alanyl-tRNA editing protein — translated: MTIKLYYQDSEISEASVQVLDSANDEAGYYAILDQSCFYPEGGGQPADVGRIGPAKVMDVQTVEGKIRHYTDIQLPKESYSARVDWQRRWDHMQQHAGQHLLSALFEDSLGLKTQSFHLGTERVSIDLDLDTATTAQLKDVEKMANHLISKRLAITTRWVTNEEAKAIELRKLPVMEGDVRLVEIDGIDLNACGGTHPKNTADIGLLKIISTEKAKGGMRVYFLCGSRALEYFSFLLETTDKLVVQLNEPAAGLSEAAKILLSEKAVADKKIKNLQEQMLGLEAETILPSNGVVERVFEGRPIKELQQLARLVIVKHASATLLFISITNDDVRLVCAKGEQAPGDMREALERLLALTEGKGGGNVQFVQGGGKTSEAPEAFQKIFRETLKSFK
- a CDS encoding diacylglycerol/lipid kinase family protein yields the protein MPKFNRSVLLYNGNAGASMIDSVLKLAVPHLAEASKSLELIQTASSEEFENACQRAATYADVLFIAGGDGTVHSAVRALSKLPAAPPIAIIPSGTCNDFARTLNIPLDLGLASSELVNGEIKEIDTGKINGGSFLNFAGIGMITDASSNIDPNLKERYGKLSYFMSALQSMRQATPFPVHLKIDGISYVEEGVLVLVMNGKSIGTHNFPLATIDPADGLLDLLIIQTSSLAAVREWFSLSQPEVVTEELEHIIHYQGRSISIRTDEELDVDTDGEIYLTTPLDIEIVPGSLKMLVPKKVEELV
- a CDS encoding saccharopine dehydrogenase family protein, with the protein product MKIVVLGAGLMGKQAARDLVADEAVERVFLADRNTIQATLFKEQLGTSKLEVVELDASNDAALSAVISKGDIVINALFYTFNEKVAATALECGVHSVDLGGHIGGATDAVLEMHDEAQRKGVTLIPDLGVAPGMINILAGYGASKLDQVSDIRLFVGGIPVHPEPPLEYNHVFSLEGVFDHYTDKSHVIRDGKLLEVESLSEIEHVEFEGFGELEAFHTSGGTSTLTDTFSDVDSLEYKTLRYKGHANKFKLLVDLGFTDRRKTVEVEGRNVKLRSVLKAVLEPITELGDKQDAVVLRVLVSGVKAGEELSYEYNMVTMKDRETGVTAMARATAYTISVVAQMIGKGMIDKPGAYPPEMIVPGEGYIAEMAKRGVDIKETIHRSALQN